The window CAAGAAAAAATAGGACTAGACTCCCTTCTAAGGATCAACTGGTTTTACTGGATTCTCAAGATCCTTTGCAATGCTAACTCATCTATCAATTGTTGGCTGACTTGGCGTCTAATGGTATGATTGTCATTCCAGAATAGGGATATAATTTGTGAGGTGGTCCTTTCTTCCACACCTCTACCATTTCATTCTCCCCCAACAACCCCTTATTGCAGCATAAGGtaattaagagaaaaagaagacttTCCACGTGGATAGCTGGTTCTTCTGGTTAAAACATCGTTCAAGGGGCTCCATATATCCAAGGTTCCATGATCTTCACTGTTTTTAGTATGGAAAAACAGAaatatctttcttttctgtaCATGGTAGTTTTGGGTATTTTGTTGGACGTTTGAGATCAGTGATATGTATTATAGTCTTCTTCCAGTAAAGCTCTTACAAAGTTTAGGTTCATTGATGACTAAAAAGTTCGGTTTAATTGTTAGTCATGTTTGGTTGCTTTAGGGCTTCATTGTGGCTTACTGTGCTTTAGTTTAGTGAGTCATTGCTGTCTTTTAAAAAGCCAAGATGTCAAGTATCATGTTGGCATATTGTACCATTTATTGTCTTGCAAGTTTTAAGGTGTATGTTCCCTAGGTTTAAGTTTCTTGAAGTTGTTATTTGGTCGGCTATTTAGATGCATTTGTGACTCTGAAATATGTGAATCCATTCTAAGTTGTGACTCTTTTATTCCTAGATGGTACAAAGAATTTTTAGGCTTTATGTTAAACATTTCTAAGCATTTATGGATGAAAGCCCGAAATTTGAATTTGTATTATGAATCTTTAGTCTTGCATAAATGACTTTTGAAGCTTATGTATGCTTTTATATCTTCAATCAGGTAGCGGAACAGTTGATGATTATGCATGAGGACTGCCTACAAGGCAACTGTGAGTCAGTTGAGAAGCTGAGGAAATCCAGCTCAGGGGCAGAAGCTGTTTCTCGAAGCAGACAGGTAACTTATAGACTTCGGATGGTTTTATGCGAAATTATTTACCTATATCTGTTTAAGGCAATATCTATGGATCCTTTTCATCTACATACACCCCTCCaaggtgaaaaaaaaagaattctttGTTCTGGAATTTCTCCTCTGTTTCATTCATGAGGCTGAAAGTGTGTTTTCCATACCGAGGAAGGAGAAATTTCTTTGTCAAACACACATAATTCTGGTAGTTTTGTTAATTCACCTTTGATTGGGTGGGTTATCATATCGGAATTTTTGGGTTAATTTGATAATCATTTTTGTTCTTCTGTTAATCTTATTCGCTAGTCATGAACTATTCTGTGGGTTTTATGAATATTCACTGAAATTTTATTCTCAgaattttctcatatttttgaGAAAAGATTTTCAGTTGTTTGGGATATATACACACAAGCAACTTTTCTTGGGCTGTGCAAGTGTATCTGTGGATAGATGGAGCTTTCTTATATGTTTTCTATGAGTAGCTATGATATGGGTTAGCACCATATAAATATGATAGCTGATTTCCAAATGGCAATATAAGAATTTGACCCGCAACTagaactttttcttctttacccAGGAGATGAGATGAACAAGAGATTTTTTCTGCAAGCCCTGTGCCTTTTATTGGTGATGGCATGTGTTCTCTTTGTGTATTTTTCTCATTGAGATATGTCAAGTGATGTTTCATGTCCTTGACTGAATTCAGTGTAGTGGGATCccggtgtgtgtgtgtgtgtgtgtgtgtgtatgagagagagagagagagaatactgTTTCTGTTTTTGCATAAAGTCTCTTGCCTATCTGATGTTTTTGGGCACTGACAGTATCTTTTGTGTGTCTGTATTTGCGATGGTATGTTTTCCCTTTGTGCAATTGCTCATTGAGATATGTCAAGCGATGCTTCATGTCCTTGATTGAATTCAGTGTAGTGGGATTCTGGAGGGAGATTGCACTGTTTCTGCATCAAGTCTCTTGCCTATCTGATTGATGTTTTTGAGCACTGACAGTATACTTTGTGTGCCTGTATACCCATGTTTGTGGTCTTATAACATATCCTACATAATAGAGAGGGGAGCACATATTGATCTCAGTTCGGTTGAGAGGGGGTTATGGTTATCATGACCAAATTTCATTATTATGAGGATTATTGGGGGAATTTCCGGTACTCCTTTTTGACATTTTCTTTAATCTTTGTGACAGATGgtcaatgatgatgatggtgatgatgatggtgatgatgatgatgatgatgatgatgatgagagcTCGGATGATGGGTCATCTAATATGGTAATGGACGAGCTGAAGCCTACGTTAAATCCAAAGCCAGAGCCTATGTCAGTGGATGTGCAGAGGCCGAGAGAAACCGTGGAAGCTGAAGATGGTTGGACAGTTGTTGGTCCCAGGCGGAACAAGGGTAAGAGAAATTAGGATGACGAGCTTGAGTTTGCTCCCCCCTTCGAGTTatagggttt is drawn from Telopea speciosissima isolate NSW1024214 ecotype Mountain lineage chromosome 1, Tspe_v1, whole genome shotgun sequence and contains these coding sequences:
- the LOC122651853 gene encoding pre-rRNA-processing protein TSR2 homolog isoform X2 — translated: MDSAKAGPVPAQLSPEALSVFAEGISLLLSRWTSLQMAVQNEWGGRNSRQKSDQLATDLMSWFSQSKEPLYIDDLENMLDETMMLSFNAEIEDGSVEEVAEQLMIMHEDCLQGNCESVEKLRKSSSGAEAVSRSRQMVNDDDDESSDDGSSNMVMDELKPTLNPKPEPMSVDVQRPRETVEAEDGWTVVGPRRNKGKRN
- the LOC122651853 gene encoding pre-rRNA-processing protein TSR2 homolog isoform X1: MDSAKAGPVPAQLSPEALSVFAEGISLLLSRWTSLQMAVQNEWGGRNSRQKSDQLATDLMSWFSQSKEPLYIDDLENMLDETMMLSFNAEIEDGSVEEVAEQLMIMHEDCLQGNCESVEKLRKSSSGAEAVSRSRQMVNDDDGDDDGDDDDDDDDDESSDDGSSNMVMDELKPTLNPKPEPMSVDVQRPRETVEAEDGWTVVGPRRNKGKRN